Proteins encoded by one window of Salvia splendens isolate huo1 unplaced genomic scaffold, SspV2 ctg437, whole genome shotgun sequence:
- the LOC121790196 gene encoding 50S ribosomal protein L34, chloroplastic-like — protein sequence MASCFSVGTTLCYRGSNFSTPSASISLASKTATSLSLNARPKAQISSGPLHSAFTPSSLSLSSASSFSGLSLGLCLSASIGKASEKRRGLVVRASKYLLCQTKRNRSRKSLARTHGFRKRMSTTSGIALIKRRRAKGRWKLCTKTNPAAANEPDLITSLFLSLKSIYS from the exons ATGGCGTCCTGCTTTTCAGTGGGAACAACTCTGTGTTACAGAGGGAGTAATTTCAGCACACCTTCAGCTTCAATTTCACTAGCTTCAAAAACTGCTACTTCTCTTTCACTCAACGCGAGACCTAAGGCGCAGATTTCTTCTGGCCCTCTCCATTCTGCCTTCACGCCatcatctctttctctctcttccgcTTCTTCCTTCTCAG GATTGTCATTGGGCTTGTGTCTGAGTGCCAGCATTGGGAAGGCAAGTGAGAAGAGGCGTGGGCTAGTTGTGAGAGCATCCAAATATCTGCTGTGTCAAACCAAGAGGAACAGATCAAGAAAATCGCTGGCTCGAACGCATGGCTTCCGCAAGCGTATGAGCACTACCAGTGGGATAGCACTCATCAAGCGTAGACGCGCCAAAGGCCGCTGGAAGCTCTGCACAAAGACAAACCCAGCAGCGGCAAACGAGCCTGATCTCATCACTAGTTTGTTCCTTTCTCTCAAATCTATCTATAGCTAA